One Kazachstania africana CBS 2517 chromosome 9, complete genome genomic region harbors:
- the PGS1 gene encoding CDP-diacylglycerol--glycerol-3-phosphate 3-phosphatidyltransferase (similar to Saccharomyces cerevisiae PGS1 (YCL004W); ancestral locus Anc_1.415) gives MHTVFKRTLMDSYINRLQTNFNKFLKTKFYVNANQIQILTNPTDFYNHLKFKILHSKDRIFLSSLYLGKNETELVETISKALNSNPNLKVYLLFDGLRSTREKNFSSATLLSNLIAKHDHDRVFVSLYFNPSFNSSIWKDKLIPKRFNEIFGLQHMKFYGFDNDYVMLSGANLSDDYFKNRQDRYYCFQSTGLNNYYFRLHRLVSSLSYKLYPNKNSKTGFNLSWNSETVPEPIALNKRKFLKYSSKLLENFMNQEIKQQDDVKNKDTIVYPISSFVPLFHKYQDKSNEKISIMSIFNTIQKTDNLNWVFTTGYFNPIKSLQRILINSQVSNSHVITASKFANSFYQSRGISKDIPNAYLYLTYKFYKNVERNDKLDQIHIKEWQNGIIHQPNGWSYHAKGVWLLDQISKMPFLTVIGSSNYTNRSYSLDLETNLVLITTDTGLRERMNDEVQNILNYSEDIQLRKLKINNNVKILTSIFNRLL, from the coding sequence atgCATACCGTATTTAAAAGGACTCTAATGGATTCGTATATTAATAGATTACAaactaatttcaataaatttttgaaaacaaaGTTTTATGTTAACGCAAACCAAATACAAATATTGACAAATCCTACAGATTTTTAtaatcatttgaaatttaaaatacttcattcaaaagataGAATTTTCCTATCGTCACTATATTTGGggaaaaatgaaactgaaTTGGTTGAAACTATTTCGAAAgctttgaattcaaatcctaatttgaaagtttatTTACTTTTCGATGGACTACGCTCCACTAGAGAAAAAAACTTCTCTTCTGCCACCTTGCTGTCAAATCTCATTGCCAAACATGATCATGATAGGGTGtttgtatcactttatTTCAATCCTAGCTTTAATTCCAGCATTTGgaaagataaattgattCCTAAGAGATTCAATGAGATCTTCGGTTTACAAcatatgaaattttatggATTCGATAACGATTACGTTATGCTATCTGGAGCTAATCTGTCTGATGactatttcaaaaataggCAAGACAGGTACTACTGTTTCCAATCCACTGGGCTCAacaattattatttcaGATTACATAGATTGGTGTCCTCATTGTCTTATAAATTATATccaaataaaaattctaaaaCTGGTTTCAATCTTAGTTGGAATTCAGAAACTGTTCCTGAGCCCATTGCattgaataaaagaaagtttctaaaatattcttcaaaattactAGAGAATTTTATGAATCAAGAAATCAAGCAGCAAGATGATGTCAAAAATAAGGACACAATAGTCTAtccaatttcatcatttgtcCCTTTGTTTCATAAATATCAggataaatcaaatgaaaaaatctCGATAATGTCAATTTTTAATACTATCCAAAAGACTGATAATTTAAACTGGGTTTTTACTACGGGCTATTTCAATCCAATCAAATCTTTACAACGTATTCTAATTAATTCTCAAGTATCAAATTCTCATGTGATAACTGCTTCGAAATTTGCTAATAGTTTCTATCAATCTCGtggaatttcaaaagatataCCCAACGCTTACCTTTATTTAACatataaattttacaaaaatgtGGAGCGCAATGACAAATTGGACCAAATTCATATAAAAGAATGGCAGAATGGTATAATACACCAACCAAATGGCTGGTCGTATCATGCAAAAGGTGTATGGCTCTTAGATCAAATAAGTAAAATGCCATTTTTAACTGTTATCGGCTCATCAAATTACACTAACAGATCATATTCATTAGACTTGGAGACAAATTTAGTATTAATAACCACAGATACCGGGCTACGTGAAAGGATGAATGATGAAGTTCAGAATATCCTCAATTATTCGGAGGATATCCAGTTACGTAAACTAAAgatcaataataatgttaAAATTTTAACTAGTATATTTAATAGATTACTATAG
- the CDC10 gene encoding septin CDC10 (similar to Saccharomyces cerevisiae CDC10 (YCR002C); ancestral locus Anc_1.419) yields MASSISSETSNSVKPTSYVGFDTITNQIEHRLLKRGFQFNIMVVGHSGLGKSTLINSLFSSHLIDSESAEDISQLPISKTTEIKISSHSLIEDRVRLNINLIDTPGFGDQINNNKVWDPIVKYIKEQHSQYLRKELTAQRERIIKDTRVHAILYFLEPSLSSKGKGLTPLDVATLKRLTEVANVIPVIGKADTLTIDERESFRQLLQDDFKKHSLNIYPYDSEDLTEDELGLNSSIRSIIPFAVVGSEKEIEINGELVRGRKTRWGAINIEDINQCEFVYLREFLIRTHLQDLIETTAFVHYEKFRARQLIALKENANNRASTQMQNNPMYQH; encoded by the coding sequence ATGGCATCATCTATCTCATCAGAAACATCCAATTCTGTCAAGCCAACATCTTACGTTGGTTTTGACACCATCACAAACCAAATCGAACACAgacttttgaaaagaggCTTCCAATTCAATATAATGGTCGTGGGTCATTCTGGTCTAGGTAAAAGTACATTAATTAACTCTCTATTCTCCTCTCATCTAATAGATTCTGAATCAGCCGAAGATATTTCACAGCTgccaatttcaaagactacagaaattaaaatttcatcacaTTCACTTATCGAAGATAGAGTTCGTTTAAATATCAATCTCATCGATACTCCAGGCTTTGGCGACCAAATAAACAATAATAAAGTCTGGGATCCTATTGTTAAATACATTAAAGAACAACATTCACAATATTTACGTAAAGAACTAACGGCACAAAGGGAAAGAATTATTAAGGATACAAGAGTACATGCCATTCTCTACTTTTTAGAaccttcattatcttctaAAGGTAAAGGTCTTACTCCCTTAGACGTTGCTACTTTGAAACGTCTAACAGAAGTTGCTAATGTTATTCCAGTTATTGGTAAAGCTGACACTTTAacaattgatgaaagagAATCATTTAGACAGCTTTTACAAGACGACTTCAAGAAACATAGTTTGAACATTTATCCATACGATTCAGAAGATTTaacagaagatgaattagGATTAAATAGTAGTATAAGATCAATAATTCCATTCGCTGTCGTTGGTtcagaaaaggaaattgaaatcaacGGTGAATTAGTAAGAGGCAGAAAAACGCGTTGGGGTGCAattaatattgaagatataaATCAATGTGAATTTGTCTATTTAAGAGAATTCTTAATTAGAACTCATCTACAAGATTTGATCGAGACTACCGCGTTTGTTcattatgaaaaattcagagCAAGACAATTAATTGcattgaaggaaaatgCTAACAATCGTGCTTCCACTCAAATGCAAAATAACCCAATGTATCAACATTAA
- the YCP4 gene encoding flavodoxin-like fold family protein (similar to Saccharomyces cerevisiae YCP4 (YCR004C); ancestral locus Anc_1.421) — MVKVAIITYSTYGHIDNLAKSVQKGIESAGGKADIYRVEETLSDDVLSQMNAPAKPADIPIATENTLTEYDAFLFGVPTRFGTLPAQWSSFWDKTGSLWAQGSLNGKVGGFFVSTSSYGGGQESTVKNCLSYLACHGIIYVPLGYKNAFAELANIEEVHGGSAWGAGTLAGADGSRIASDLELKIAEIQGKTFYESALKFYPSVQDAAKTVVKKEENKSTSAAKRQTKEAAPAKDSDKKEENKTSCCVLM; from the coding sequence ATGGTTAAAGTCGCTATTATTACATATTCCACTTACGGTCACATTGACAACTTGGCTAAGTCTGTTCAAAAGGGTATTGAATCTGCCGGTGGTAAGGCTGATATATACAGGGTTGAAGAAACTCTATCGGATGACGTCCTTTCACAAATGAATGCTCCAGCTAAGCCAGCTGACATCCCAATTGCTACAGAAAACACATTAACCGAATACGATGCGTTCCTATTCGGTGTTCCAACCAGATTCGGTACCTTACCAGCCCAATGGTCTTCCTTCTGGGATAAGACCGGTTCTCTATGGGCTCAAGGTTCATTAAACGGGAAAGTTGGTGGTTTCTTCGTCTCCACTTCTTCTTACGGTGGTGGTCAAGAATCTACTGTGAAGAACTGTCTATCCTATTTAGCGTGCCATGGTATCATTTATGTCCCATTAGGTTACAAGAACGCTTTTGCTGAGTTAGccaatattgaagaagttcACGGTGGTTCCGCGTGGGGCGCTGGTACCCTTGCAGGCGCTGATGGCTCCAGAATTGCTTCCGACcttgaattgaaaattgcTGAGATCCAAGGTAAGACTTTTTACGAAAGTGCTTTGAAATTCTACCCATCTGTACAAGATGCTGCTAAGACTGTTgtcaagaaagaagaaaacaagTCTACTAGTGCTGCTAAGAGACAAACCAAAGAAGCCGCTCCAGCAAAGGATAGTGATAAGAAGGAGGAAAACAAAACTTCTTGTTGTGTGCTAATgtaa
- the CIT2 gene encoding citrate (Si)-synthase CIT2 (similar to Saccharomyces cerevisiae CIT2 (YCR005C) and CIT1 (YNR001C); ancestral locus Anc_1.422), with translation MSQTLLVRSTKIRTTSLYRSLSLASRHYSNQTLKDKFSEQIPSKIEEIKTFKKEYGKTVIDKVTLEQAYGGMRGIKSMVWEGSVLDPEEGIRFRGYTIPEIRKLLPKVEGSAEPVPEGLFWLLLTGEIPSLEQVKALSNDIASRSELPDHVVQMLDNLPRDLHPMAQLSMAVTALESESKFAKAYAQGVNKKDYWSYTFEDSLDLLGKLPIIASKIYRNVFKDGRVGTMDTNFDYSKNLSHLMGYTNNDFIELMRLYLTIHSDHEGGNVSAHTTHLVGSSLASPYLSLAAGLNGLAGPLHGRANQEVLEWLFKLREEVNGDYTKETIEKYLWDTLNSGRVIPGYGHAVLRKTDPRYMAQRDFAQKHFPDYELFKLVSTLYEVAPKVLMKHGKTKNPWPNVDSHSGILLQYYGLTESSFYTVLFGVARAFGVLPQLIIDRAVGAPIERPKSLSTEKYKALVRTIGNQ, from the coding sequence ATGTCACAAACACTATTAGTTAGATCCACAAAAATCAGAACTACATCCTTGTATAGGTCATTATCATTGGCATCGAGACATTATTCGAACCAAACattaaaagataaattCTCTGAACAAATACCATCAAAGATTGAAGAGATTAAGACTTTCAAAAAGGAGTATGGGAAGACTGTAATCGACAAAGTTACATTAGAACAAGCATATGGTGGTATGAGGGGTATTAAGAGTATGGTTTGGGAGGGGTCAGTACTGGATCCTGAAGAAGGTATAAGGTTTAGGGGTTATACTATTCCAGAGATAAGGAAATTGTTACCAAAAGTAGAAGGTTCAGCAGAACCTGTACCAGAAGGTTTATTTTGGTTACTACTAACTGGCGAAATTCCTAGCTTAGAACAAGTGAAAGcattatcaaatgataTTGCCTCCAGATCAGAATTACCAGATCATGTCGTTCAAATGTTAGATAATTTGCCCAGAGATTTACATCCTATGGCTCAATTATCTATGGCCGTGACAGCATTAGAAAgtgaatcaaaatttgctaAAGCTTACGCACAAGGCGTCAATAAGAAGGATTATTGGAGCTATACTTTTGAAGATTCATTGGACTTACTTGGTAAATTACCTATAATTGCATCCAAGATTTATCGTAACGTGTTTAAAGACGGCAGGGTAGGTACCATGgatacaaattttgattataGTAAGAATTTGTCACATTTGATGGGATATACCAATAATGactttattgaattgatGAGATTATATTTGACGATTCATTCTGACCATGAGGGCGGGAATGTTTCTGCACATACGACACATTTAGTTGGTAGCTCATTAGCGTCACCTTATCTTTCGCTTGCTGCTGGATTAAACGGTCTTGCGGGGCCACTACATGGTCGTGCCAATCAAGAGGTATTGGAATGGTTATTTAAACTAAGAGAGGAAGTGAATGGAGATTATACTAAGgaaaccattgaaaaatatctttGGGATACATTGAACTCCGGTAGAGTGATTCCTGGTTACGGACATGCCGTATTGAGAAAGACAGATCCTAGATATATGGCACAACGTGATTTTGCACAGAAGCATTTCCCAGACTACGAATTATTTAAGTTAGTTTCCACATTATACGAAGTTGCACCAAAAGTATTGATGAAACATGGTAAGACTAAGAATCCATGGCCAAATGTAGATTCGCATTCCGGTATTTTATTACAATATTATGGATTGACAGAATCATCATTCTATACGGTGCTATTTGGTGTTGCAAGAGCTTTTGGTGTACTACCACAATTAATTATAGACAGGGCAGTGGGCGCTCCTATCGAGAGACCTAAGTCTTTATCGACTGAGAAGTACAAAGCTCTAGTCAGGACAATTGGAAATCAATGA
- the KAFR0I02320 gene encoding uncharacterized protein (similar to Saccharomyces cerevisiae DOM34 (YNL001W) and YCL001W-B; ancestral locus Anc_1.418): MKLLDLVDSSNETRVKLTPENKDDLFTIYQIIDPNDEIIIKKQFKQSDSDKSDLLSMRLKIISFEFDIKDEYLRYKAITVPMGGNQKTDYPIGKFISFNIVYNHVITIFKDEDNKLNKYAKKLINESIEDNFEIGAIVLQDGIAHICELNSLSVVMRQKVSVNSKKKKTTENEVETQEFYQVIYDSMLNQLSLNDLKCFLICSPGFYAETLFKFIEKKATETNNTDILNNLNIFVVAHCSNGYLQGIDEVLRNPKYTEVIGDTKLIKDVKLFGEFMEHLNLDDSFAWYGEFEIFKAVEQDAVETLLMTDTMMKSNDIHKRERYMDLIETVENNGGKVVIFSSLNGTGEELNKLDGIACILKYALPNLDEDYDENDEKEKEEEEN; encoded by the coding sequence ATGAAGTTATTAGATTTAGTTGATAGCTCGAATGAAACTAGAGTTAAGCTGACACCCGAGAATAAGGATGATCTTTTTACAATCTATCAGATAATTGATCCAAACGATGAGATTATCATAAAGAAGCAGTTTAAACAGTCTGATTCCGATAAGAGTGATCTATTGTCCATGCGTCTAAAGATTATTTCTTTCGAATTTGACATAAAGGATGAATACTTACGGTATAAGGCAATAACTGTGCCGATGGGTGGTAATCAAAAAACAGATTATCCTATTGGGAAATTTATCAGTTTCAATATCGTTTATAACCACGTAATAACAATCTTTAAGGATGAggataataaattgaacaagTATGCTAAGAAGTTGATCAACGAATccattgaagataattttgaaatcgGTGCAATAGTATTACAAGATGGGATTGCCCATATCTGTGAATTGAATAGTCTTTCAGTGGTGATGAGACAAAAAGTTTCAGTAAATagcaagaagaagaaaactactgaaaatgaagttgaaaCACAAGAATTCTACCAAGTAATTTATGATTCCATGTTAAATCAATTAAGTTTGAACGATTTGAAATGTTTCCTAATATGTAGTCCTGGTTTCTATGCAGAGACtttgttcaaatttatagaaaAGAAGGCTACTGAGACAAATAATACtgatattttgaacaatttaAACATCTTTGTCGTGGCACATTGTTCTAACGGTTATCTACAGGGAATCGATGAAGTTTTGAGAAATCCAAAGTACACAGAAGTTATTGGGGATACAAAACTAATCAAGGATGTCAAACTTTTCGGTGAATTTATGGAACATTTAAACCTTGATGACTCCTTTGCATGGTATGGcgaatttgaaatatttaaagcCGTTGAACAAGATGCTGTTGAAACACTTTTGATGACAGACACAATGATGAAGAGTAATGATATACATAAAAGAGAGAGATATATGGACTTAATTGAAACtgttgaaaataatggtGGCAAAGTTGTCATCTTCAGTTCATTGAACGGAACTGGtgaagaattaaataaGTTAGATGGTATTGCATGTATACTAAAGTACGCTTTACCAAATCTTGATGAGGATTATGATGAAAACGACGAGAaggaaaaggaagaagaagaaaactag
- the MRPL32 gene encoding mitochondrial 54S ribosomal protein bL32m (similar to Saccharomyces cerevisiae MRPL32 (YCR003W); ancestral locus Anc_1.420), which yields MSLAVRSSVIEVVRSVLVLKNWGILLAAPKKKTSHKKKRQRFLSNANNNVEFKNNLNRCPSCGHYKRSNTLCMFCVNQVRFLWKNHNKPEEIVKEVDRVVYPGKKDTQFIKKLKDKDSYLKKRMRTLPID from the coding sequence ATGTCGTTAGCTGTGAGATCTAGTGTAATTGAAGTGGTAAGAAGTGTGTTGGTGTTGAAGAACTGGGGGATATTGCTGGCAGcaccaaagaagaagacatcacacaagaaaaagaggCAGAGATTTTTAAGTAATGCCAATAATAACGTCGAATTCAAGAACAATTTGAATCGTTGTCCCTCATGTGGCCATTATAAGAGAAGCAATACGCTGTGCATGTTTTGTGTGAATCAAGTACGTTTCCTTTGGAAGAATCATAATAAAccagaagaaattgtaaaAGAAGTTGATAGAGTAGTTTATCCCGGCAAAAAAGATACTCAATTTattaagaaattgaaagataagGACagttatttgaaaaagagaatGAGAACGTTACCAATTGATTAG
- the KAFR0I02310 gene encoding uncharacterized protein (similar to Saccharomyces cerevisiae YCL002C; ancestral locus Anc_1.416), with protein MILRLTQFISQLLNVFALQSQIRFNRLHKSIYGISYDYYILETLICIASIYYSTNYQFNTTARSQLMLRYPVWFETESLSSVISNVLIILEVSRLVGLFLVDRQLRLYYRTKHEFQGYSTICRIVIGTFWLLFVVSIIIIFKIKSGKLFVLDHFDITWTLTQLLKIGSLWPQICINWMTRSCKGMSINFIKFSIISNIIIVLGILVENKNNFQFQLPFNSEVLFVTLIRLINMLIVLYQQQFLYNNKTIVIY; from the coding sequence ATGATTCTAAGGTTAACACAATTCATATCGCAGTTGCTGAATGTGTTTGCTCTTCAATCACAAATACGATTCAATAGGTTGCATAAGTCAATATACGGCATCTCGTATGATTACTATATATTGGAGACTTTGATATGCATCGCATCTATATATTACTCGACTAATTATCAGTTCAATACAACCGCCAGATCTCAGTTAATGCTGAGGTATCCTGTTTGGTTCGAAACTGAATCATTATCAAGTGtgatttcaaatgttttaataattttagaAGTATCAAGGCTCGTTGGATTATTCTTAGTAGATAGACAGTTACGTTTGTATTATAGGACAAAACATGAATTCCAGGGGTACTCTACAATTTGTAGAATTGTTATTGGAACATTTTGGCTTCTTTTTGTAGTAAGCatcataataatatttaaaataaaGTCCGGTAAATTGTTTGTTCTAGATCATTTTGATATAACGTGGACCCTGACCCAGTTGCTCAAGATTGGTAGTCTGTGGCCACAAATCTGTATCAATTGGATGACAAGAAGTTGTAAAGGTATGTCGATtaatttcataaaattttccatcATATCtaatataataatagtcCTGGGAATATTAGTGGAAAACaagaataattttcaatttcaactACCATTCAATAGTGAAGTCCTCTTTGTGACATTAATTAGATTAATTAATATGCTGATAGTATTATATCAGCAGCAATTCTTATACAATAATAAAACTATAGTAATCTATTAA
- the LDB16 gene encoding Ldb16p (similar to Saccharomyces cerevisiae LDB16 (YCL005W); ancestral locus Anc_1.414), whose amino-acid sequence MFEDCLGLDERESVSEMSTWGVFTMLLHWCKTYTVDMAAYLVVNVLFVPLNIATDLFFRLCLLPFNLILKVFLLDSHADLTRIFKNQLSLWNNYIIILTTIQYLLVVLIFTLVMGIMTGSFLSLCHALFRIPNIYIHINLNLFKWLNIKQSSKTSPSADDIDDQVSDKSPSATPLAYRFPHRHTNTGSATKNEIMQIASKLPSDFFNREDINQDFTGYQTPLHSRSNSISMSDSSMTMLFNDDSMNANTLRTSETTVINRKPILKKG is encoded by the coding sequence ATGTTTGAAGATTGTTTAGGTCTTGATGAGCGAGAGAGTGTGAGTGAGATGAGTACATGGGGCGTGTTTACCATGCTGTTGCACTGGTGCAAGACTTATACGGTTGATATGGCTGCGTATTTGGTGGTTAATGTGTTGTTTGTTCCATTAAACATTGCCACAGATTTATTCTTCCGTCTATGTTTACTACcattcaatttgattttgaaagtgTTCTTGCTGGATTCTCACGCAGATTTGACGAGGATATTCAAGAATCAACTCTCGCTTTGGAATAATTATATCATAATACTGACCACCATACAATATTTACTCGTCGTGCTGATCTTTACTCTCGTAATGGGGATCATGACAGGTTCATTCCTATCCTTATGCCATGCTCTGTTTAGGATACCGAACATTTACATCCATATCAATctcaatcttttcaaatggCTCAATATCAAACAATCTTCAAAGACATCACCATCAGCTGATGATATAGATGACCAAGTCTCTGACAAATCCCCATCGGCTACTCCCCTAGCATATAGATTCCCTCATAGGCACACAAATACAGGGTCTGCCACTAAGAATGAAATCATGCAAATTGCATCGAAGCTACCAAGCGATTTCTTTAATAGAGAAGATATTAATCAAGATTTTACGGGCTACCAGACTCCGTTACATTCAAGGTCTAACTCGATATCCATGTCGGATTCGTCAATGACAATGCTCTTCAACGATGATTCGATGAATGCCAACACGTTGAGAACAAGTGAAACCACTGTAATTAACAGGAAACCGATCTTGAAAAAAGGCTAA